One Ornithorhynchus anatinus isolate Pmale09 chromosome 2, mOrnAna1.pri.v4, whole genome shotgun sequence DNA segment encodes these proteins:
- the LOC100084666 gene encoding integrin alpha-X-like — MDGPDEAEAAVGAEFGRLMFDTGRYAQFPGQEGFLTAQAKTVVERYEVYNTLPSSWAAPWGGWCCWPSSLLACTSLDSSSGSTRT, encoded by the exons ATGGATGGGCCAG ACGAAGCAGAAGCGGCTGTCGGTGCTGAGTTCGGCCGGCTGATGTTTGACACGGGGCGGTACGCTCAGTTTCCTGGGCAGGAGGGATTCCTGACAGCTCAG GCGAAGACCGTGGTGGAGCGTTACGAGGTTTACAACACCCTCCCCTCATCGTGGGCAGCTCCGTGGGGGGGCTGGTGCTGCTGGCCCTCCTCACTGCTGGCCTGTACAAG CTTGGATTCTTCAAGCGGCAGTACAAGGACCTGA